The nucleotide window GCCTTGCCTTTCTAGATCATCCAAAAATTCCATTAATCTGCTCTGGACTTTTAAAAATGTTTCTCCACCTTCACCAGCATATGCTTCTGGTTCGTTCCAGTAGGCATCGTATGCTTCTGGGTACAATTCTTTGACCTCAGCCTCCGTTTTTCCTTGCCACGGACCGAGATCAATCTCCATCAGTCTGTCATCTGTCTTCAAAGGGATTTGCTCATCATTTTTTACCAGCCTTGCTGTTTCCAGCGTGCGGCTGCTTGGTGAAGAAATCATTTGACGGAACTCAATATCCTTAAGGCGTTCTCCCAATGAGCGCGCATCCTCGATCCCTTTATGCGTAA belongs to Mesobacillus subterraneus and includes:
- a CDS encoding histidine phosphatase family protein, whose product is MLHLYVIRHGETKWNKEKRSQGRLDSALTHKGIEDARSLGERLKDIEFRQMISSPSSRTLETARLVKNDEQIPLKTDDRLMEIDLGPWQGKTEAEVKELYPEAYDAYWNEPEAYAGEGGETFLKVQSRLMEFLDDLERQGENGNVLIVTHGVVIKTLYLLCRDASINQLWDPPFIYGTSLTILTLRNGKRELQLEACISHCS